A genomic window from Sulfurospirillum multivorans DSM 12446 includes:
- a CDS encoding lipoprotein, with the protein MRNYTFRIFHTLIIACLGFALLGCGYKGPPVYDDGNTTAKTSKKSLY; encoded by the coding sequence ATGAGAAATTATACTTTTAGAATCTTTCATACGTTGATTATAGCATGTTTGGGCTTTGCGCTGCTTGGTTGCGGTTACAAAGGACCTCCTGTTTACGACGATGGCAACACAACGGCAAAAACATCCAAGAAATCACTTTACTAA
- the nadB gene encoding L-aspartate oxidase — MKTSYDVLIIGTGIAGLNTALALPKSLSVLIVSKDYAWECNTFYAQGGVAVAKDDADIPLHVNDTLSAGAGHCDTEAVNVLCSEGPAAIKRLIDRGFKFDTDEAGNLLYTKEAAHSTNRILHAGGDATGRYIHLFLMEQLPFPILYNTHVTDLLLDEGTCYGARVFHNDTIFNLYARKVIIASGGVGSLYEYHTNARTISADMQGICLNHGIALCDMEMMQFHPTAFVLGNSVRKQLLSESLRGEGALVVDEEGKRFVFEYDPRGELAPRDVVSRAIFQYKQKTHKEVYLDLSAFSEDHFKQRFPSIYFNMTNIGYNVPHQRIPISPAFHYSMGGIKTDLHGRVLHVNDLFAVGECAHTGVHGANRLASNSLLEGLVFSTRVANEVIATQESTKTMKRFSESEAVLMCENDKVLKNELRHLMWNDAGIIREKQRLEKALQRVESMLALSIGKLLRLRLLVSREIITSALKRKTSLGAHYIKEEVTR, encoded by the coding sequence ATGAAAACATCGTACGATGTGCTGATTATTGGTACGGGTATTGCGGGACTTAACACCGCTTTAGCACTTCCAAAGTCATTAAGCGTTTTGATCGTTTCCAAAGATTACGCGTGGGAGTGCAATACCTTTTACGCGCAAGGGGGCGTTGCGGTTGCGAAAGATGACGCCGACATCCCTTTACATGTAAACGATACATTAAGCGCTGGAGCAGGACATTGCGACACAGAAGCGGTGAATGTTCTCTGTTCAGAAGGTCCTGCTGCCATCAAGCGCTTGATCGATCGAGGATTTAAGTTTGACACCGATGAAGCAGGCAATCTGCTCTACACCAAAGAAGCCGCTCACAGCACCAACCGCATTTTACACGCGGGTGGCGATGCGACGGGGCGGTACATTCACCTCTTTTTAATGGAACAGCTGCCTTTTCCTATTTTATACAACACGCACGTAACCGATCTGCTCCTTGATGAGGGAACCTGTTATGGTGCGCGTGTTTTTCACAACGATACCATTTTCAATCTCTATGCACGCAAAGTGATTATCGCCAGTGGTGGCGTGGGATCACTGTATGAGTACCATACCAATGCACGCACCATCAGTGCCGATATGCAAGGGATCTGTTTAAACCATGGTATTGCGCTGTGCGACATGGAGATGATGCAGTTTCATCCGACTGCGTTTGTTTTGGGAAACAGTGTTCGCAAACAGCTTTTAAGCGAGTCTTTACGCGGTGAAGGTGCCCTGGTGGTGGATGAAGAGGGCAAACGTTTTGTGTTTGAGTATGATCCAAGGGGTGAGCTTGCTCCTCGCGATGTAGTGAGTCGTGCCATTTTTCAGTACAAACAAAAAACGCACAAAGAGGTGTATCTCGATCTCAGTGCATTTTCAGAAGATCATTTTAAACAACGCTTTCCGAGTATCTATTTTAATATGACAAATATTGGTTACAATGTGCCCCATCAGAGAATTCCAATCTCTCCAGCATTTCACTATTCCATGGGAGGTATCAAAACAGATTTGCACGGCAGGGTTTTACATGTAAACGATCTGTTTGCGGTTGGCGAATGCGCCCATACGGGAGTTCATGGCGCGAATAGATTGGCGAGTAACTCACTGCTCGAAGGCTTAGTCTTCTCCACAAGGGTTGCCAACGAAGTGATCGCAACGCAAGAATCCACAAAAACGATGAAGCGTTTTAGTGAAAGCGAAGCAGTATTGATGTGTGAAAACGATAAGGTGCTTAAAAATGAACTGCGTCACTTGATGTGGAATGACGCGGGCATTATACGTGAAAAACAGAGGTTGGAAAAGGCTCTGCAAAGGGTTGAATCGATGCTGGCATTGTCGATTGGGAAACTTTTGAGGCTGAGGCTTTTGGTTTCACGCGAGATTATTACCAGTGCATTGAAACGAAAAACGTCTTTGGGCGCACACTACATAAAAGAGGAAGTTACACGATGA
- the nhaD gene encoding sodium:proton antiporter NhaD: MWASSGQDMTTTWVGIACLIVFVIGYYMVATEENYHINKAKPALFMGTFIFVLIGIYNYINGLDSSALTQSVDHLILEIAEIFFFLLVAMTYIEVLIERRVFDTLKYNLVSRGYSYKKLFWLTGALAFFISPVADNLTTALILSTVLITIEKENRKFLVPGAINIVVAANAGGAWSPFGDITTLMAWMAEKAPFTDFFYLFPAAFLGWILTAWLLSLSVPSDKPLFDVSTEVRVRILKGGKVVMGLGIVTIISAVLCQQLFKLPPMWGMVFGLSLLKLYSYQLKRRHREELNTFKSIGKIEHDTLFFFFGILAAVGGLHFLGYLDLAVKLYDSLGATTVNIGIGFLSAIVDNVPVMSAVLKANPDMSMDQWLLVTMTAGIGGSLISFGSAAGVGVMGKLRGIYTFGAHMKYSWTVLAGYILSLVVWYIQFEILDLY, encoded by the coding sequence ATGTGGGCATCCAGTGGTCAGGATATGACAACGACATGGGTAGGAATTGCCTGTTTGATTGTGTTTGTGATCGGGTATTATATGGTCGCAACGGAAGAGAATTACCATATCAATAAAGCAAAGCCTGCTCTGTTTATGGGAACATTTATTTTTGTCTTAATTGGAATTTACAACTACATTAATGGCTTAGACAGCAGCGCATTAACACAAAGTGTTGATCATTTGATTTTAGAAATCGCTGAGATCTTTTTCTTTTTATTGGTCGCAATGACCTATATTGAGGTTTTGATTGAGCGAAGAGTGTTTGATACGCTCAAATACAACCTCGTCTCCAGAGGCTATTCGTATAAAAAGCTCTTTTGGCTTACAGGTGCGTTAGCCTTTTTTATCAGCCCCGTAGCCGATAATTTAACCACGGCGTTGATTTTATCCACTGTTTTGATTACGATTGAAAAAGAGAATCGAAAGTTTCTCGTACCTGGTGCGATTAATATCGTTGTTGCCGCTAATGCGGGTGGCGCATGGAGCCCTTTTGGGGATATTACGACTCTGATGGCATGGATGGCAGAAAAAGCGCCTTTTACGGATTTCTTTTACCTCTTTCCTGCCGCTTTTCTAGGTTGGATTCTCACGGCATGGCTTTTATCGTTGTCTGTACCTTCAGACAAGCCTCTTTTTGATGTTTCAACAGAAGTACGCGTGCGCATTTTAAAAGGGGGAAAAGTGGTGATGGGTCTTGGCATTGTGACCATTATCTCCGCCGTTTTGTGTCAGCAACTCTTTAAATTGCCACCGATGTGGGGAATGGTCTTTGGACTTTCCCTCTTAAAGCTTTATAGTTACCAACTCAAACGAAGGCATCGTGAAGAGCTCAATACCTTTAAATCCATTGGTAAAATTGAACACGATACCCTGTTCTTCTTTTTTGGTATTTTAGCCGCTGTTGGAGGGCTTCATTTTTTAGGTTATTTGGATTTAGCTGTAAAATTGTATGATAGCCTTGGTGCAACAACGGTTAACATTGGTATCGGATTTCTCTCCGCCATTGTGGACAATGTCCCTGTCATGAGTGCGGTGTTAAAAGCCAATCCCGACATGTCCATGGACCAATGGTTACTCGTTACGATGACGGCTGGAATTGGTGGCAGTTTGATTAGTTTTGGCTCTGCCGCAGGTGTGGGTGTAATGGGGAAACTCAGAGGTATCTACACGTTTGGAGCGCATATGAAGTATTCATGGACCGTGCTTGCGGGTTATATTCTCTCCCTCGTAGTTTGGTACATACAGTTTGAAATACTTGATTTATATTAA
- the guaA gene encoding glutamine-hydrolyzing GMP synthase, whose translation MKEVPILVLDFGSQYTQLIARKLRESGVYCEIVPYNEKIEAIKARNPKGIILSGGPASVYAKDSYHPDEKVYTLGLPILGICYGMQLLTQYFGGSVIPATHQEYGKAELKFESDDKIFKDTKCRQIVWMSHGDKVETLPAGFEKIGYSENSPYAAIADVKRSIYAFQFHPEVFHSEQGSKLLKNFAKHICGCESTWNMGSFAKEQIAKIREQVGSKKVLCGVSGGVDSSVVATLLAEAIGDQLVSVFVDNGLLRAHEREQVEAMFRSRNVPLITVDASEKFLSRLAGVSDPEKKRKIIGETFIEVFDEEAKKHNGIQFLAQGTLYTDVIESVSVKGPSKTIKSHHNVGGLPDWMTFELIEPLREIFKDEVRILGAELGLPKDMLSRHPFPGPGLAIRIMGEVTKEDLVLLRAADVIMLQELRATGYYEKTWQAFTVLLNVKSVGVMGDNRTYDNTICVRIVDATDGMTATFAHIPHTILENISRRIINEVAGINRVVYDISSKPPATIEWE comes from the coding sequence ATGAAAGAAGTCCCTATTTTAGTCTTAGATTTTGGGTCACAATACACGCAGTTGATTGCACGTAAGCTCCGTGAGAGTGGTGTTTACTGTGAGATCGTCCCGTACAATGAGAAGATTGAGGCTATTAAAGCACGAAACCCTAAAGGTATTATTTTAAGTGGTGGTCCCGCATCGGTGTATGCTAAAGATTCGTACCATCCTGATGAGAAAGTGTACACACTGGGGCTTCCGATTTTAGGTATCTGTTATGGTATGCAGCTTTTAACACAATATTTTGGTGGCAGTGTGATTCCTGCGACGCATCAAGAGTATGGCAAGGCTGAACTCAAATTTGAAAGTGACGATAAAATTTTCAAAGATACGAAATGCAGACAAATTGTCTGGATGAGTCATGGCGATAAGGTTGAAACATTACCTGCGGGATTTGAGAAAATTGGCTACAGTGAAAATTCACCGTATGCGGCCATTGCCGATGTCAAACGTAGTATTTACGCGTTTCAGTTTCATCCAGAGGTGTTTCACTCGGAGCAAGGAAGCAAGCTTCTTAAAAACTTTGCTAAGCACATTTGTGGGTGTGAAAGTACGTGGAATATGGGCTCATTTGCGAAAGAGCAAATCGCAAAGATTCGTGAACAAGTCGGTTCTAAAAAAGTGTTGTGTGGCGTGAGCGGTGGCGTTGATAGCTCTGTGGTTGCAACCCTTTTAGCCGAAGCGATTGGCGATCAACTTGTTTCGGTGTTTGTGGACAATGGACTCCTTCGAGCGCACGAGCGTGAGCAAGTCGAAGCGATGTTTAGAAGTCGCAATGTGCCTCTCATTACTGTCGATGCGAGTGAGAAATTTTTAAGTAGACTTGCCGGTGTGAGCGATCCTGAGAAAAAACGTAAAATCATTGGCGAAACGTTCATTGAAGTCTTTGATGAAGAGGCAAAAAAACACAATGGCATTCAGTTTTTAGCTCAAGGCACACTTTACACTGACGTGATCGAATCCGTCTCGGTCAAAGGCCCTTCTAAAACCATTAAATCGCACCATAATGTGGGCGGACTTCCTGATTGGATGACGTTTGAACTCATTGAGCCACTACGCGAAATCTTTAAAGATGAGGTTCGAATCTTAGGCGCAGAACTTGGGCTTCCAAAAGATATGCTCTCTCGCCACCCTTTCCCGGGACCTGGTCTTGCGATTCGCATTATGGGTGAAGTGACCAAAGAGGATTTAGTGCTTTTACGAGCGGCCGATGTCATTATGCTTCAAGAGCTTCGTGCGACGGGCTATTATGAAAAAACATGGCAAGCCTTTACCGTGCTTCTCAATGTCAAAAGTGTCGGCGTTATGGGCGATAATCGAACCTATGATAACACCATTTGTGTCAGAATCGTCGATGCAACCGATGGAATGACTGCAACCTTTGCGCACATTCCGCATACGATTTTGGAAAATATCAGCCGACGTATTATCAACGAAGTGGCTGGCATTAACCGCGTGGTGTATGACATCTCTTCCAAACCACCTGCAACGATTGAATGGGAATAA
- a CDS encoding uroporphyrinogen-III synthase codes for MIYLFSDTAYEGVVHLPLFEIAFDPTPIDLEGFDAIIFTSKNSVKALEQNGTAWKAKNAYAIGEGTASLIEHLGGHLVFTCKESYGDLFAKNLLPLVESQNVFFPRAKEVVSSLFEILHVNGIAIEERIVYETYCKQYPLSFAPVKESKLIFTAPSMVRCFLKNFAWDESYTAIAIGEKTASALPLHVNCKVASTQSIEACIALAKAL; via the coding sequence GTGATCTACCTCTTCAGCGACACAGCGTATGAGGGGGTAGTGCATCTCCCACTTTTTGAGATCGCATTTGATCCCACTCCGATTGATTTGGAAGGGTTTGATGCGATCATCTTTACGTCCAAAAACAGTGTTAAAGCGCTTGAGCAAAATGGTACGGCGTGGAAAGCCAAAAATGCCTATGCCATCGGCGAAGGAACCGCTTCATTGATCGAGCATTTGGGTGGCCATTTGGTCTTTACATGTAAAGAATCCTACGGTGATCTTTTTGCTAAAAATCTCCTCCCTCTAGTAGAATCCCAAAACGTCTTTTTCCCCAGAGCCAAAGAGGTTGTTTCCTCACTTTTTGAGATCTTACATGTAAACGGCATTGCCATAGAAGAGCGCATCGTGTATGAGACATACTGCAAGCAGTATCCTCTCTCTTTTGCTCCTGTGAAAGAGTCCAAACTCATCTTTACAGCACCCTCAATGGTGCGTTGTTTTTTGAAAAATTTCGCATGGGATGAGAGTTATACGGCAATTGCCATTGGTGAAAAAACAGCTTCTGCTCTGCCTTTACATGTAAACTGTAAGGTCGCTTCCACCCAAAGTATTGAGGCGTGCATCGCCTTGGCGAAAGCTCTTTAG
- the purD gene encoding phosphoribosylamine--glycine ligase: MKVMVVGSGGREYSIGLALKRDPNVTEIFFAPGNGATPQLGQNVTCKDYEALADFAKENGIDLTIVGPETALVAGIVDSFKAKGLVIFGASKAAARLEGSKIFMKNFLSRYYIPTAKFIETNDAQKANDFIETLELPIVVKADGLCAGKGVIIAQSKEEAKEAVADMLSGKSFGDAGLGVVVEEFLDGYELSLFVICDGVDYKILPAAQDHKRLKDNDIGPNTGGMGAYAPTPLIDDVLYKKVEERVIKPTLAGMQNENAPFEGVLFIGLMIVKNEPIVLEYNVRFGDPECEILMPLLKTPASELFYKAATGNLKELNIEFFDKYAIAVVMASENYPYGDSKPSEIIVDKNVHAGLENTHISYAGVSLEEGKLYATGGRVLLCVGVGDSIKEAREFAYLLCGQVHFAGKQFRSDIAYQALKHDK, from the coding sequence ATGAAAGTCATGGTTGTTGGTAGTGGTGGCAGAGAGTATTCTATCGGGTTGGCGCTGAAGCGAGACCCCAATGTAACCGAAATTTTTTTCGCACCCGGAAATGGTGCCACCCCACAACTTGGACAAAACGTTACATGTAAAGATTATGAAGCTTTGGCGGATTTTGCCAAAGAAAATGGCATTGATCTCACCATCGTAGGCCCAGAGACGGCACTCGTTGCTGGTATCGTTGATAGTTTTAAAGCTAAAGGGCTTGTCATCTTTGGTGCTTCTAAAGCGGCTGCCAGACTTGAAGGCTCAAAAATTTTTATGAAAAACTTTCTCTCTCGCTATTATATTCCAACCGCTAAATTTATCGAAACGAATGATGCTCAAAAAGCCAATGATTTTATCGAAACGTTAGAACTTCCTATCGTCGTAAAAGCGGATGGTCTGTGTGCTGGAAAAGGCGTAATTATCGCGCAAAGCAAAGAAGAAGCCAAAGAGGCTGTGGCGGATATGCTCAGTGGCAAAAGCTTCGGTGACGCGGGTCTTGGCGTCGTGGTTGAAGAGTTTTTAGATGGGTATGAGCTTTCATTATTTGTGATTTGCGATGGCGTGGATTATAAAATCCTTCCAGCGGCACAAGATCATAAACGCCTCAAAGACAACGACATTGGACCCAATACAGGCGGTATGGGTGCGTATGCGCCAACGCCATTGATTGATGATGTGTTGTATAAAAAAGTAGAAGAGCGCGTTATTAAGCCAACACTAGCAGGGATGCAAAATGAAAATGCTCCGTTTGAGGGTGTGCTGTTTATTGGTTTGATGATTGTGAAAAATGAGCCGATTGTTTTAGAGTACAACGTTCGTTTTGGCGATCCTGAGTGCGAAATCTTGATGCCACTGTTAAAAACCCCTGCGAGTGAACTTTTTTACAAAGCAGCGACAGGCAATTTAAAAGAGCTTAACATCGAATTTTTTGATAAATACGCGATTGCAGTCGTGATGGCAAGTGAAAATTACCCGTACGGTGATTCAAAGCCTTCTGAAATTATTGTCGATAAAAACGTGCATGCAGGTTTAGAGAACACTCATATTTCGTATGCGGGTGTGAGCCTTGAAGAGGGCAAACTGTATGCAACGGGTGGGCGTGTGCTTTTATGTGTGGGTGTCGGTGATAGCATCAAAGAGGCACGAGAATTTGCCTATTTACTCTGCGGACAAGTCCATTTTGCGGGTAAACAATTTAGAAGCGATATTGCATATCAGGCACTCAAACATGACAAATGA
- a CDS encoding RDD family protein, which produces MTNEELIEKFESENITLATLQKRGLAYMIDEILISVLFALIYFDQIPDNMTTEEMIDAINGLFGYVVVLKVTYQTYFVWMYGATLGKIAMKIKVISTDDLEKPSFLFSLSRAAFRIVSESIFYLGFVWAALNPKRETWHDRVANTLVVNAH; this is translated from the coding sequence ATGACAAATGAAGAGTTGATTGAAAAATTTGAGAGTGAAAATATTACATTAGCCACGCTTCAAAAGCGAGGGTTAGCGTATATGATTGATGAAATTTTGATCTCTGTTTTGTTTGCATTGATCTATTTTGATCAAATTCCTGATAATATGACGACCGAAGAGATGATAGACGCGATCAATGGTCTTTTTGGTTATGTCGTTGTGTTAAAAGTAACCTATCAAACCTATTTTGTATGGATGTATGGGGCAACGTTGGGGAAAATTGCGATGAAAATCAAAGTCATCTCCACCGATGATTTGGAGAAACCTTCCTTTTTATTTTCACTCAGTCGCGCTGCCTTTAGAATTGTCAGTGAGTCCATCTTTTATTTAGGTTTTGTATGGGCCGCTTTAAATCCAAAAAGAGAGACATGGCATGATAGAGTTGCCAACACGTTGGTGGTCAATGCACATTAA